A region of Streptomyces halobius DNA encodes the following proteins:
- a CDS encoding GNAT family N-acetyltransferase, whose translation MEHPVTTATVELRHFVHDDLPQIRQTLLDVHADAYANDMTEFDERFPWFVDHWGGNAGFACVIGYDGGEPVGFAYGAPATPGREWWREHVNDPPADDSTFSLSELMVRPKWRKTGTAERLHAALLEDRPEALAVLLVDPNHPKVQTLYEAWGYRKVGNRQPFPDSPNFAVMLHGLPA comes from the coding sequence ATGGAGCATCCCGTGACCACGGCAACCGTCGAACTCCGCCACTTCGTGCACGATGACCTACCGCAGATCAGGCAAACCCTCCTCGACGTTCACGCCGACGCCTACGCGAACGACATGACCGAATTCGATGAGCGGTTCCCCTGGTTTGTCGACCACTGGGGCGGCAATGCCGGGTTCGCGTGCGTGATCGGCTACGACGGAGGCGAACCGGTCGGATTCGCGTACGGGGCCCCGGCCACGCCGGGCCGTGAGTGGTGGCGCGAGCACGTGAATGATCCGCCGGCCGATGACTCGACATTCTCCTTGTCTGAGCTGATGGTACGGCCGAAGTGGCGCAAAACCGGCACAGCTGAGCGGCTACACGCCGCACTCTTGGAGGACAGGCCCGAAGCCCTGGCTGTGCTCCTGGTCGACCCCAACCATCCGAAGGTGCAGACGCTATACGAGGCATGGGGGTACCGGAAAGTCGGGAACCGTCAGCCGTTCCCGGACTCCCCGAACTTCGCGGTCATGCTCCACGGCCTGCCAGCCTAA
- a CDS encoding RICIN domain-containing protein, which yields MTRSIRAALAVAGSLAALAGGASTAHAAGASPSADRVQTAAKDAASGKGDIVQLQVAHSGKCLAIGGARTNNGANALQWHCNGGKEQQWRAIPAAGSSYVLRNVHSGKCLEVRREDTKAGANVQQWQCIDAPHQRWQLILTDPAGKLFELRPTHADNQCLGIGKSSKADGANALQWNCKNIADQHWRIQLVK from the coding sequence ATGACACGGAGCATCCGAGCCGCGCTGGCCGTAGCCGGCAGCCTCGCCGCCCTGGCCGGCGGTGCGTCCACCGCGCACGCAGCAGGGGCTTCCCCTTCGGCTGACAGGGTCCAGACCGCCGCCAAGGACGCTGCTTCAGGGAAGGGCGACATCGTCCAGCTTCAGGTCGCTCACAGTGGCAAGTGCCTGGCCATCGGGGGCGCCAGGACCAACAACGGCGCGAATGCACTGCAGTGGCACTGCAATGGGGGCAAGGAACAGCAGTGGCGCGCCATACCCGCCGCAGGCTCCTCCTACGTGCTGCGTAACGTACACAGCGGCAAGTGCCTTGAGGTGAGGCGGGAGGACACCAAGGCCGGCGCGAACGTCCAGCAGTGGCAGTGCATCGACGCCCCCCATCAGCGTTGGCAGTTGATTCTGACCGACCCCGCCGGCAAGCTCTTCGAGCTGCGTCCCACGCATGCCGACAACCAGTGCCTGGGCATCGGCAAGTCCAGCAAGGCTGACGGTGCCAACGCACTGCAGTGGAACTGCAAGAACATCGCCGACCAGCACTGGCGGATTCAGCTGGTCAAGTGA
- a CDS encoding phosphotransferase — MTRTPVPTSADLFALSTDRMRRAAHDLWPDGTLSFVDHVPSVTGYVHRVRIDGRDLYAKDSILGLSLVSVLRGLAGDWDAVCAAQLAYATSPASLLAREAAQLRALNAAGIRVGRCAGYAGGVLFTEPVTGPTLLDLIAKEPYRTRDLLGRAVAGLVPLQHPLVIAQVDAAPIQERSIDGTFRRKFNGISGRHYISALGADRLGEHTRRGAVVVLGVVVDRLLRLSLTPAPGPRDIVYGDLKPEHVLFPDGADEEPVFIDPALTRSPICADVGKLVSRTVLAVIAAPPVDGPAAVVDGIAAFTHDQSRELRGTARGLWWRRLMVTWLMDTVNILSTYLTAPAALPLPEHARAVLDQTEALCTLLDRISAALVAGTAADAAWQLGVQAIVEAADR, encoded by the coding sequence TTGACCCGCACACCCGTACCCACATCCGCGGACCTGTTCGCGCTCAGCACCGACCGGATGCGCCGCGCCGCGCACGACCTGTGGCCCGACGGGACGCTGTCCTTCGTTGATCACGTGCCCTCGGTCACCGGCTACGTCCACCGCGTCCGCATCGACGGCCGGGACCTGTACGCGAAGGATTCCATCCTTGGCCTGTCCCTCGTTTCGGTCCTGCGGGGCCTGGCCGGCGACTGGGACGCCGTCTGTGCCGCACAGCTCGCCTACGCCACCTCTCCCGCCTCGCTGTTGGCGCGGGAAGCCGCACAGCTCCGTGCCCTGAACGCGGCCGGGATCCGCGTGGGCCGCTGCGCCGGATATGCGGGCGGGGTGCTGTTCACCGAGCCCGTGACCGGTCCGACCCTGCTGGACCTGATTGCCAAGGAGCCGTACCGCACGCGGGATCTACTCGGGCGGGCCGTGGCCGGACTCGTACCGCTCCAGCACCCGCTCGTGATCGCCCAGGTTGATGCCGCGCCGATCCAAGAGCGCAGTATCGATGGGACGTTCCGCCGGAAGTTCAACGGCATTTCCGGCCGCCACTACATCAGCGCCCTCGGTGCTGACCGGCTCGGCGAACATACCCGCCGCGGCGCGGTCGTCGTGCTCGGCGTTGTGGTGGACCGGCTGCTGCGCCTCAGTCTCACCCCTGCCCCGGGTCCGCGCGACATTGTGTACGGGGACCTGAAGCCCGAACACGTGCTGTTCCCGGACGGTGCGGACGAAGAGCCGGTGTTCATCGACCCCGCCCTAACCCGCAGTCCGATCTGCGCGGATGTGGGGAAACTCGTCTCGCGTACAGTCCTTGCCGTGATCGCGGCGCCGCCGGTCGACGGCCCGGCCGCGGTGGTGGACGGCATCGCCGCCTTCACCCACGACCAGTCCCGTGAACTGCGCGGCACGGCCCGGGGACTGTGGTGGCGCCGGCTGATGGTGACGTGGCTGATGGACACGGTCAACATCCTGTCCACCTACCTCACCGCCCCGGCGGCCCTGCCGCTGCCCGAGCACGCCCGCGCGGTACTGGACCAGACAGAGGCACTGTGCACCCTGCTGGACCGCATCAGCGCCGCTCTTGTGGCCGGGACAGCCGCGGATGCCGCCTGGCAACTCGGCGTGCAGGCAATCGTCGAGGCAGCGGACCGGTGA
- a CDS encoding polymorphic toxin-type HINT domain-containing protein, with protein MAQAAAKAVSTAVVAAMLGGISTQAAAATLAAAPPARQGSFTQALSTLDRAAASLPNTAPAPADAPPSKLERMSRDWDREMVESYAEFDEFEEVREAAKKALESSDPNAIREFLEHGMAEARKRAQEKKDDTDASNRKKIEAMRGTGGPHFNAEVERVLGPKATARDRADFLAFGAKIARERDEKDEKTAKERAAELRRRVEMLAGVGGPEVKKAAQAALDAGNDKAIAEFLDKGYQIAAQKDADDRAAHEKAQKEALEAAEKLQDLAERTARAATARTKLIDVHGDAVRALKDASNAMMQAASASREADRMLSADRAGKRLSDYGNVKAEVARQVKYAIEAARAAKVAALRAKVQADILVESGLTHGVQWAEVAYGIEAAADAAAKAAQTAQHAVDATEADAKGLHAKNRAELHEQQAKKWRANAEQQAKAAAHMAAAAQKQAKIAADAAARAKRARFDAEKAQRAAWEHAKKTRQARLEAERQAKIAAEQRKVAERERKLAAQARARAERERNAAAAARARAQAEARTAAALRAQAQAAAAQAASARASAAEKEGISAKADQKARSEESKAREARNKAFKAEQDHQAKEARARAIEAMAASGRGTAAAGEAKAAAKAARADANAAGAAANQARSAADGASGAAIRSRAAATEAAGHAARARAAAAQATAHAAKANAAANNAEAAAAKANAAANKAEAQAAATHAAAQRANAKAAQATAQQARAGIAAHESARLAGLTAMHASNALQAANLTRDEADGAAREAAMARIQATIAVQAAGAARTTAAGIADPANTAITLTAPFSGKDIDADFAALVAKAALETGKEQVDAAEAKATEALKAAEAAEAAAKRAGAQVAPAFKAAADAARSTANAARSTANALKSAAQAAQDAAKARAAAASANKADTQAQADAKQARQAANQAYKDAAAARNAATQAEAEAARARGVAADAQKQANAANSAASQAEHEASVAQGAAAQAEKDAADANSLAASAEKHAKSAEEAAKNANKYAKEADQAAKKAEEYQREQERKRRAEAAKQMGKSGGPGLSNLDKWALKKAGMTPEEYEKARQLADKGITDFLKENGGKILEELLGLDDIKKCFTEGNVESCFWTLIGALPWGKALQAIKELPAISKAVVRIVGGFNKFLEESATAKKLMSKGQETLNKFRRSPSCAVNLSQAAEYNSFAPETLVLMGDGTRQAIKEVRAGQQVLATDPGTGETSARAVTKVISGEGRKNLVEITVDADGEAGSATGTVTATDGHPFWVDSRGRWLDAAELKAGDWLRAPNGELREVVGTRAWTEVRKVYNLTVEGIHTYYVTAGDVPILVHNVGGMDGCGDAAYNGTLHIRDEAEAELKKTGKPGSHHFDMTDDQLADYLDGFAGRGDGAPMKSGGKGWYDQERGVVVIQRNEYSMTAYKDTVEAFKNRLSKS; from the coding sequence GTGGCCCAGGCAGCGGCAAAGGCCGTGTCCACGGCCGTGGTCGCGGCCATGCTGGGCGGCATTTCGACCCAGGCCGCTGCCGCCACACTCGCTGCCGCGCCGCCTGCCCGCCAGGGCTCATTCACCCAGGCTCTGTCCACCCTGGACCGTGCGGCCGCTTCGCTGCCGAACACGGCCCCGGCGCCGGCTGACGCTCCGCCGTCGAAGCTGGAGAGGATGAGCCGGGACTGGGACCGGGAGATGGTGGAGAGCTACGCGGAGTTCGACGAGTTCGAGGAAGTCCGCGAGGCCGCCAAGAAGGCCCTAGAAAGCAGCGATCCGAACGCGATCCGGGAGTTCCTGGAGCACGGTATGGCCGAAGCCCGCAAGCGGGCCCAGGAAAAGAAGGACGACACCGACGCCAGCAACCGCAAGAAGATCGAGGCGATGCGCGGCACGGGTGGGCCGCACTTCAACGCCGAGGTCGAACGCGTTCTGGGACCTAAGGCCACGGCCAGGGACCGGGCCGACTTCCTGGCCTTCGGTGCCAAGATCGCCCGAGAGCGGGATGAGAAGGACGAGAAGACCGCCAAAGAGCGTGCGGCCGAACTCCGCCGCCGGGTAGAGATGCTGGCCGGCGTCGGCGGGCCGGAGGTGAAGAAGGCCGCGCAGGCCGCGCTGGATGCCGGCAATGACAAGGCGATCGCCGAGTTCTTGGACAAGGGCTATCAGATCGCCGCGCAGAAGGACGCCGACGACCGGGCGGCGCATGAGAAGGCGCAGAAGGAGGCCTTGGAGGCGGCGGAGAAGCTGCAGGATCTGGCGGAGCGGACCGCCCGCGCGGCCACGGCGCGTACCAAGCTGATCGACGTTCATGGGGATGCGGTCAGGGCGCTGAAGGACGCGTCCAATGCGATGATGCAGGCGGCTTCGGCCTCGCGTGAGGCTGACCGGATGCTGTCGGCCGACCGGGCGGGCAAGCGCCTGTCCGACTACGGCAACGTCAAGGCTGAGGTCGCCCGGCAGGTCAAGTACGCCATCGAGGCGGCAAGGGCGGCCAAGGTGGCGGCCCTGCGGGCCAAGGTGCAGGCCGACATCTTGGTGGAGAGCGGGCTGACCCACGGCGTCCAGTGGGCCGAGGTCGCCTATGGCATCGAGGCCGCAGCTGACGCGGCGGCCAAGGCGGCCCAGACCGCCCAGCACGCCGTGGACGCCACCGAGGCTGATGCCAAGGGGCTTCACGCCAAGAACCGGGCCGAGCTGCATGAGCAGCAGGCCAAGAAGTGGCGGGCCAACGCCGAGCAGCAGGCCAAGGCCGCAGCGCACATGGCTGCTGCCGCCCAGAAGCAGGCGAAGATCGCCGCCGATGCCGCTGCCCGGGCCAAGCGGGCCCGCTTTGATGCGGAAAAGGCTCAGCGGGCGGCGTGGGAGCACGCTAAGAAGACCCGCCAGGCCCGCCTCGAAGCCGAACGGCAGGCCAAGATAGCCGCCGAACAGCGCAAGGTCGCCGAACGCGAACGCAAGCTGGCCGCCCAGGCACGAGCCCGCGCCGAACGCGAACGCAACGCCGCCGCGGCCGCGCGGGCACGCGCGCAGGCCGAGGCGCGTACCGCGGCAGCACTGCGGGCTCAGGCCCAGGCCGCGGCGGCGCAGGCGGCTTCGGCCCGGGCGAGCGCCGCGGAGAAGGAAGGCATCTCCGCCAAGGCCGACCAGAAGGCCCGCAGCGAGGAGAGCAAGGCCCGCGAGGCGCGGAACAAGGCGTTTAAGGCTGAGCAGGACCACCAGGCCAAGGAAGCACGGGCCAGGGCGATTGAGGCGATGGCCGCCTCGGGCCGCGGCACCGCGGCCGCAGGCGAGGCGAAAGCCGCGGCGAAGGCAGCACGGGCGGACGCCAACGCCGCCGGAGCAGCAGCCAACCAGGCCCGCAGCGCGGCCGATGGGGCCAGTGGGGCGGCCATACGCTCCCGTGCCGCGGCGACCGAAGCCGCCGGGCACGCCGCCCGAGCACGGGCCGCGGCAGCCCAGGCCACCGCACACGCCGCCAAGGCCAACGCCGCCGCCAACAACGCCGAGGCCGCCGCCGCCAAGGCGAACGCCGCGGCGAACAAGGCCGAGGCCCAGGCCGCCGCCACCCACGCCGCAGCCCAGCGCGCCAATGCCAAGGCCGCCCAGGCCACCGCGCAGCAGGCCCGCGCCGGCATCGCCGCCCACGAGTCCGCCCGCCTGGCCGGGCTCACCGCGATGCACGCCAGCAACGCCTTGCAGGCGGCTAACCTCACCAGGGATGAGGCCGACGGCGCGGCCCGTGAGGCCGCGATGGCCCGCATCCAGGCCACCATCGCGGTCCAAGCGGCCGGCGCCGCCCGGACCACCGCGGCAGGTATCGCCGACCCGGCTAACACCGCCATCACCCTGACCGCGCCGTTCTCCGGCAAGGACATCGACGCCGACTTCGCAGCGCTGGTCGCCAAGGCCGCCCTCGAGACGGGCAAGGAGCAGGTCGACGCGGCCGAGGCCAAGGCCACCGAAGCGCTCAAAGCCGCCGAGGCCGCCGAGGCCGCGGCCAAGCGGGCCGGCGCGCAGGTAGCACCGGCGTTCAAGGCCGCCGCCGACGCAGCCCGCTCCACCGCGAACGCGGCACGCTCGACCGCGAACGCGCTGAAGTCCGCCGCCCAGGCGGCCCAAGATGCAGCCAAGGCCAGGGCAGCAGCAGCATCCGCTAACAAGGCCGACACCCAGGCCCAGGCCGACGCCAAACAAGCTCGCCAAGCAGCCAACCAGGCCTACAAGGACGCGGCAGCGGCACGCAACGCAGCCACCCAGGCAGAGGCCGAAGCAGCCCGCGCCCGCGGCGTTGCCGCCGACGCGCAGAAGCAGGCCAACGCCGCCAACAGCGCCGCCAGTCAGGCCGAGCACGAAGCCAGCGTCGCCCAAGGCGCCGCAGCCCAGGCAGAAAAGGACGCCGCCGACGCCAACAGCTTGGCCGCTTCCGCAGAGAAGCACGCCAAATCTGCGGAAGAAGCAGCCAAGAACGCCAACAAATACGCCAAGGAAGCCGACCAAGCGGCCAAGAAGGCCGAGGAATACCAGCGCGAACAGGAACGCAAGCGCCGCGCAGAAGCCGCCAAACAAATGGGCAAGAGCGGCGGCCCCGGGCTGAGCAATCTAGATAAATGGGCCCTCAAAAAGGCCGGGATGACACCAGAGGAGTACGAGAAGGCCCGACAACTCGCGGACAAGGGAATCACCGATTTCTTGAAGGAAAACGGCGGCAAGATCCTTGAAGAGCTCCTCGGCCTTGACGACATAAAGAAATGCTTCACTGAAGGCAACGTCGAAAGCTGTTTCTGGACGCTCATCGGTGCCCTCCCCTGGGGCAAGGCCCTCCAGGCCATCAAGGAGCTTCCGGCGATCTCCAAGGCTGTCGTCCGCATTGTCGGCGGATTCAACAAGTTCCTTGAAGAGTCTGCTACAGCAAAGAAGCTGATGAGCAAGGGCCAGGAGACCCTGAACAAGTTCCGCCGGTCTCCTTCATGTGCGGTGAATTTGAGCCAAGCAGCGGAATACAATAGCTTCGCGCCTGAAACCTTGGTGCTGATGGGCGACGGTACTCGTCAGGCGATCAAGGAAGTCCGGGCGGGACAGCAGGTTCTCGCTACTGACCCTGGTACCGGTGAGACCAGCGCACGGGCGGTCACCAAGGTGATCAGCGGCGAAGGTCGAAAGAACCTTGTCGAGATCACTGTCGACGCCGACGGCGAAGCTGGAAGTGCCACCGGTACGGTCACCGCCACTGACGGGCATCCGTTCTGGGTGGACAGTCGGGGGCGTTGGCTGGATGCCGCGGAACTCAAGGCGGGTGACTGGCTTCGCGCCCCGAACGGTGAACTGCGTGAGGTCGTTGGCACCCGTGCCTGGACCGAGGTCCGCAAGGTTTACAACCTCACTGTCGAAGGCATCCACACCTATTACGTTACTGCGGGCGATGTTCCCATCCTCGTCCACAACGTTGGAGGTATGGACGGCTGCGGTGACGCCGCCTACAACGGTACGCTCCACATCCGTGATGAGGCCGAAGCGGAACTGAAGAAGACTGGTAAGCCTGGCAGCCATCATTTCGACATGACGGATGACCAGCTGGCCGATTATCTCGACGGCTTTGCTGGCCGGGGTGACGGAGCTCCGATGAAGAGCGGTGGAAAGGGCTGGTACGACCAGGAGCGCGGCGTCGTCGTCATTCAGAGGAATGAATACTCGATGACGGCGTACAAGGATACGGTCGAGGCGTTCAAAAATCGCCTGTCGAAGAGTTAG
- a CDS encoding lactate/malate family dehydrogenase, with protein MTGQTIGIIGAGAIGQTVAALLTHEPWCTQVLVTTRTTERARGLVTDLEDMRQVAASPARVQAATAADLFGSDALVICPRATFTNTANRDVRMAGLAANAPLIAGLARTLTGYAGVAVMVTNPVDVLARLFARISGAATYGVGSATDTARYRLTLAGHYRVPVETVDGYVIGEHGDHAVICASSTTVAGETAPVPLDLVRTELTARPRRINQGIGRTRCGPAAAVPSALRHLTGYRDGTDVLSVNREGVWIGIRLRIRSGQPTVHPLVLDERETAQFLAARTKLNAAYQQIQHHEQGEALCR; from the coding sequence GTGACCGGCCAGACGATCGGCATCATCGGTGCCGGCGCGATCGGACAGACCGTCGCCGCTCTCCTGACCCATGAGCCGTGGTGCACGCAGGTGTTAGTCACCACGCGCACCACCGAGCGCGCCCGCGGCCTGGTCACCGATCTGGAGGACATGCGACAGGTCGCCGCATCCCCCGCCCGAGTACAGGCAGCCACAGCGGCAGACCTGTTCGGCAGTGACGCGCTGGTGATCTGCCCGCGCGCCACCTTCACCAACACCGCGAACCGGGATGTGCGCATGGCCGGCCTCGCCGCAAATGCCCCGCTGATCGCCGGCCTCGCCCGCACCCTCACCGGATACGCCGGTGTTGCGGTCATGGTCACCAACCCTGTGGATGTCCTCGCCCGCCTCTTCGCCCGTATCAGCGGCGCCGCCACCTACGGGGTCGGCTCCGCAACCGACACCGCCCGCTACCGCCTCACCCTCGCCGGCCACTACCGCGTGCCGGTCGAAACCGTGGACGGCTACGTGATCGGCGAGCACGGCGACCACGCCGTCATCTGCGCCTCATCCACCACCGTGGCCGGCGAGACGGCTCCGGTGCCGCTCGACCTGGTACGGACCGAACTCACCGCCCGGCCACGCCGCATCAACCAAGGGATCGGCCGCACCCGGTGCGGCCCGGCCGCCGCCGTCCCGTCCGCACTGCGGCACCTGACGGGCTACCGGGACGGGACCGACGTCCTGTCAGTCAACCGCGAAGGCGTATGGATCGGAATTCGGTTGCGCATCCGTTCCGGTCAACCAACCGTGCACCCCTTGGTCCTGGACGAACGTGAGACCGCCCAGTTCCTCGCCGCCCGGACCAAGCTCAACGCCGCCTATCAGCAGATCCAACACCACGAGCAAGGAGAGGCCCTGTGCCGCTGA
- a CDS encoding RICIN domain-containing protein has protein sequence MPWTLRAAFAAGASAAALIGSASSAQAAQPTPRASTAAPSVVQFQNEHSGKCLTIAGGRLANGANAVQETCADGADNQAFELIHAGKATFMVRARHSGKCLEVENGGKGPGANVQQWWCVNVPHQRWQLIMVDVANKLYELRPAHVDNRCAGIAMSSKDDGANTLQWTCNQTTPEHWRLKPVTA, from the coding sequence ATGCCTTGGACCCTGCGGGCGGCATTCGCCGCCGGTGCCAGTGCCGCCGCACTGATCGGCAGCGCGAGTAGCGCCCAGGCCGCCCAGCCCACGCCCCGCGCCTCTACTGCCGCGCCGTCGGTCGTGCAGTTTCAGAACGAGCACAGCGGCAAATGCCTGACCATCGCGGGCGGCCGCCTTGCCAACGGCGCCAACGCCGTCCAGGAGACCTGCGCCGACGGCGCGGACAACCAGGCCTTCGAGCTGATCCACGCTGGCAAGGCGACCTTCATGGTGCGGGCCAGGCACAGCGGCAAGTGCCTCGAAGTGGAGAACGGTGGCAAAGGCCCCGGCGCGAACGTTCAGCAGTGGTGGTGCGTCAATGTTCCCCATCAGCGCTGGCAGCTGATCATGGTCGACGTCGCCAACAAGCTCTACGAGCTGCGCCCCGCGCACGTAGACAACCGCTGTGCGGGCATCGCCATGTCCAGCAAGGACGACGGTGCGAACACGCTGCAGTGGACCTGCAACCAGACCACGCCTGAGCACTGGCGCCTCAAGCCGGTCACGGCCTGA
- a CDS encoding AbfB domain-containing protein, producing MERVKAAAVVGLDPTPDVMLLSDRDFIFALWEKVKDAGESKMAVRLAAEEALASMVAEDHVRFITTGIHEAYKVDKQREQERADDEREARQAKAQALIAVGIPVTPELLGLSDDNFIRRVMKHPDAGPEVKVAAARALAGGPVQWREFITDGARQANARDVENEIKELEKKSSKEAQRRKELAARTDTAALFGIAPSQAMLRLGDDNFIRELLRLAPAHLKGSELVAAAQHALLSSDPADWKQFLHTSAEQAYKRDAEARRKKVADANRKMVLKVQAAAEKTGMYPNLVAAAKKALAGSDEDVAEFLKEDNLYRAARQSFVSGDPKLAADPGGRSSWYIRQSSADGGAAFVAPVDDASKQSVREDATWVVKDALNGQRGCYSFESVSKRHYYLAAQSNLRVRISPDDGSATFRKDATWCARKGVNGYWTSFELAGKPGYWLRAHQGGLSVSRANAKDKAFKAEATWAVFPPLAR from the coding sequence ATGGAGCGGGTCAAGGCGGCGGCCGTGGTTGGCCTCGACCCGACCCCGGACGTGATGCTGCTCAGTGACCGGGACTTCATCTTCGCGCTGTGGGAGAAGGTCAAGGACGCTGGAGAGAGCAAGATGGCGGTGCGCCTGGCCGCCGAGGAAGCCCTGGCCAGCATGGTGGCCGAGGACCATGTGCGGTTTATCACCACCGGCATCCACGAGGCGTACAAGGTCGACAAGCAGCGTGAGCAGGAGAGGGCGGACGACGAGCGAGAGGCCCGGCAGGCCAAGGCCCAGGCGCTGATCGCGGTGGGCATCCCGGTCACCCCGGAGCTGCTGGGGCTCAGCGACGACAATTTCATCCGCAGGGTCATGAAGCATCCGGATGCTGGGCCGGAGGTGAAAGTGGCAGCGGCGCGTGCTCTGGCCGGCGGGCCGGTGCAGTGGCGGGAGTTCATCACCGACGGCGCACGCCAGGCGAACGCTCGGGATGTGGAAAACGAGATCAAGGAGTTGGAGAAGAAGAGCAGCAAGGAGGCGCAGCGTCGCAAGGAGCTGGCAGCCCGCACGGACACTGCGGCGCTGTTCGGCATCGCACCCTCCCAGGCGATGCTTCGCCTGGGGGATGACAACTTTATCCGCGAACTGCTGCGTCTTGCTCCCGCTCATCTCAAGGGCTCCGAGCTCGTCGCCGCGGCCCAGCATGCGCTGCTCAGCTCCGATCCGGCGGATTGGAAGCAGTTCCTGCACACCAGTGCCGAGCAGGCCTACAAGCGTGACGCCGAGGCCCGCCGCAAGAAGGTCGCCGACGCCAACCGCAAGATGGTGCTGAAGGTCCAGGCGGCGGCCGAGAAGACCGGGATGTACCCCAACCTGGTCGCAGCGGCTAAGAAAGCACTGGCCGGCAGTGACGAGGACGTCGCCGAATTCCTCAAGGAGGACAACCTCTACCGGGCGGCGCGGCAGTCGTTTGTGTCGGGCGACCCCAAACTGGCCGCCGACCCCGGCGGCAGGTCCAGCTGGTATATCCGCCAGTCCAGTGCCGATGGAGGCGCGGCCTTTGTCGCCCCTGTCGACGACGCGAGCAAACAGTCCGTTCGTGAGGACGCCACCTGGGTGGTCAAGGACGCGCTGAACGGCCAGCGCGGCTGCTACTCCTTTGAGTCGGTGAGCAAGCGTCATTACTACCTGGCGGCCCAGTCCAACCTCCGGGTGAGGATTTCCCCCGACGACGGCAGTGCGACGTTCCGTAAGGACGCCACCTGGTGTGCCCGCAAGGGCGTGAACGGCTATTGGACGTCGTTCGAGTTGGCCGGCAAGCCGGGGTACTGGCTGCGCGCGCATCAGGGGGGCCTTTCCGTGAGCCGCGCGAACGCCAAGGACAAGGCCTTCAAGGCAGAAGCCACCTGGGCGGTCTTCCCCCCGCTTGCCCGCTGA
- a CDS encoding XRE family transcriptional regulator: MAETRNEHLTAWMKDAGMSAAELADAVNEAIRDLTGRPGVTSERTVFRWKSGENRWPQARQRRALEAITGRTVADLGFVPRGKGTTNPVPPTAPPEDPVHRRRFVGAATSTAAAVAVPRITRPPRVGTSDVIRLRDSVENLVALDAERGGHTALERAALAGADEALGLQRRSTTQRVRQRLFAVSSDFVATAAWSLIDAGQLDAAGKHLDRALTLAGMAQDPDMTMQVWNLRAMLARQRKDYGEAIAAAQAAQATTVARRSPLHASLVCARTAIGLAHAGDHRAALRSLGRAEDALEKADLADPRAPWIAFYGPAELYSLTAIVRDVVGHPTEAEAAAYRALSALPETYRRNRAHTTARLALAQLHQGDAEQACATSADIFTIMDGDPLPGRMRQLLGDFQRDLFTLAPSAHVAHEWTDRYRNEWSIP, from the coding sequence ATGGCGGAGACCAGAAACGAACACCTCACCGCCTGGATGAAGGACGCTGGCATGTCGGCCGCTGAGCTGGCCGACGCGGTCAACGAAGCCATCCGCGACCTCACCGGCCGCCCTGGCGTCACGTCGGAACGCACAGTGTTCCGATGGAAGTCCGGAGAGAACCGGTGGCCCCAAGCGCGCCAACGCCGCGCTTTAGAGGCCATCACTGGTCGAACCGTCGCAGACCTAGGCTTCGTGCCTCGGGGGAAAGGCACCACCAACCCCGTACCCCCAACTGCACCACCGGAGGACCCCGTGCACCGCCGCCGGTTCGTCGGCGCGGCCACCAGCACCGCCGCCGCCGTCGCCGTACCCCGCATAACCCGCCCGCCACGCGTTGGAACCTCCGACGTGATCCGACTCCGTGACAGCGTCGAGAACCTCGTCGCACTTGACGCCGAGCGCGGCGGACACACCGCCCTCGAACGCGCCGCCCTCGCCGGAGCCGACGAGGCCCTAGGACTCCAACGCCGGTCCACCACACAACGCGTACGCCAACGCCTGTTCGCCGTCTCCTCCGACTTCGTCGCAACCGCTGCATGGTCTCTGATCGACGCCGGACAGCTCGACGCCGCCGGCAAACACCTTGACCGTGCGCTGACCCTCGCAGGCATGGCCCAGGACCCCGACATGACCATGCAAGTGTGGAACCTCCGCGCCATGCTCGCCCGGCAGCGGAAGGACTACGGCGAGGCCATTGCCGCTGCCCAGGCCGCGCAGGCAACGACCGTAGCCCGCCGCTCCCCGCTGCATGCCTCACTCGTCTGTGCGCGGACCGCTATTGGGCTCGCGCACGCCGGGGATCATCGCGCAGCCCTGCGTTCACTTGGCCGCGCCGAAGACGCCCTTGAAAAGGCTGATTTAGCGGATCCGCGGGCGCCCTGGATCGCCTTCTACGGTCCTGCAGAGCTGTACTCGCTGACCGCGATCGTGCGCGACGTCGTCGGCCATCCGACGGAGGCTGAGGCCGCCGCGTACCGGGCGTTGTCCGCCCTCCCCGAGACGTACCGGCGCAACCGCGCGCACACCACCGCGCGCCTTGCGCTCGCCCAGCTGCATCAAGGCGATGCTGAACAGGCATGCGCCACCAGCGCGGACATCTTCACGATCATGGACGGGGACCCGCTCCCCGGCCGCATGCGTCAGCTCCTCGGCGACTTCCAACGCGACCTGTTCACCCTGGCCCCGTCCGCGCATGTCGCGCACGAGTGGACCGACCGCTACCGGAACGAATGGAGCATCCCGTGA